Proteins encoded within one genomic window of Alcanivorax sp. REN37:
- a CDS encoding pyridoxal phosphate-dependent aminotransferase, with protein sequence MSELQLSDRVQRIKPSPTLAVTSRAAELRAQGKDIIGLGVGEPDFDTPDHIKEAGIEAISAGKTRYTAVDGTPGLKKAIIGKFQRENGLTYEPSQILVSSGGKQSFFNLALAYLNNGDEVIIPAPYWVSYPDMVLVAGAKPVVIETDVSARFKITPAQLEAAITDKTRLFVINSPSNPSGMAYTKDELAALGDVLRKHPQILIATDDMYEHILWTGQPFVNILNACPDLFDRTIVLNGVSKAYAMTGWRIGYAGGPAKLIKAMNKVQSQSTSNPSSVSQEAAQAALNGPQECVGHMVKAFKERHDYLVAALNALPGVTCAEGDGTFYVFPDFRQAIADLGLENDIALAERLLEFGVALVPGSAFGAEGCLRLSFAVSMDTLKAAIERISNALSK encoded by the coding sequence ATGTCCGAACTGCAGCTTTCCGACCGTGTTCAACGTATCAAGCCCTCCCCCACCTTGGCCGTGACTTCCCGCGCCGCAGAACTGCGCGCTCAGGGCAAGGACATTATCGGTCTTGGCGTTGGTGAGCCTGATTTCGACACGCCGGATCATATCAAAGAAGCCGGGATCGAAGCGATCAGCGCGGGTAAAACCCGCTATACCGCAGTGGACGGCACTCCGGGTCTGAAGAAAGCCATCATCGGCAAATTCCAGCGTGAAAACGGCCTGACCTACGAGCCGTCACAGATTCTGGTGTCCAGCGGCGGCAAACAGAGCTTCTTCAACCTCGCCCTGGCTTACCTGAACAACGGCGATGAAGTGATCATCCCGGCGCCCTACTGGGTGTCCTACCCGGACATGGTGCTGGTAGCCGGCGCTAAGCCGGTAGTGATCGAAACCGACGTCAGCGCGCGCTTTAAGATCACCCCGGCGCAGTTGGAAGCGGCCATCACCGATAAGACCCGTCTGTTTGTGATCAACAGCCCGTCCAACCCGTCTGGCATGGCCTACACCAAAGACGAACTGGCCGCGCTGGGCGACGTACTGCGCAAGCACCCGCAGATCCTGATCGCCACCGACGACATGTACGAGCACATCCTGTGGACCGGCCAGCCGTTCGTAAACATCCTCAACGCCTGCCCGGACCTGTTTGACCGCACCATCGTGCTCAACGGTGTATCCAAGGCCTACGCCATGACCGGCTGGCGCATCGGCTACGCCGGTGGCCCGGCCAAGCTGATCAAGGCGATGAACAAGGTGCAGAGCCAGAGCACCTCGAACCCGTCCTCGGTGAGCCAGGAAGCGGCTCAAGCAGCACTGAACGGCCCGCAAGAATGCGTGGGCCACATGGTCAAGGCGTTCAAAGAGCGCCACGACTACTTGGTTGCTGCGCTGAACGCCCTGCCCGGCGTGACCTGCGCTGAGGGCGACGGCACCTTCTACGTGTTCCCGGACTTCCGCCAGGCCATCGCTGATCTGGGCCTGGAAAACGACATTGCCTTGGCGGAGCGTCTGCTCGAGTTCGGCGTGGCGTTGGTGCCGGGCTCTGCGTTCGGGGCAGAAGGCTGTCTGCGTCTGTCGTTTGCCGTCAGCATGGATACGCTGAAGGCGGCAATTGAGCGTATTAGCAACGCTTTGTCGAAATAA